Below is a genomic region from Sporichthyaceae bacterium.
TCCCGATCGCGTCCATGCCCGGCGTGGTGCAGCACTCGGCGGACTCGCTGCGCAAGGCCGCGGTGGAGGCGGTCGAGGCCGGCGTCGGTGGGCTGATGCTGTTCGGCATCCCCAACGCCAAGGATGCCCGCGGCTCGGGCGCGGACGACCCGAACGGGGTGCTCAACCGAGCGGTTGCCGACTTGGTCTGCGAGGTCGGCGACGCCACCGTGCTGATGACCGACCTGTGCCTGGACGAGTTCACGGATCACGGTCACTGCGGCGTGCTCGCCGCGGACGGCAGTGTGGACAACGACGCCACATTGGTCCGCTACGCCGAGATGGCGCTGGCGCAGGCCGCGGCGGGAGCCCACGTCCTGGGGCCCTCGGGAATGATGGACGGTCAGATTGGATACGTGCGGACGGCGCTGGACGCTGCCGGGTATGCCGACGTCGTGCTGCTCGCCTATGCCGCCAAGTACGCCTCGGCGTTCTACGGTCCGTTCCGGGACGCGGTGGAATCGAGCCTCCTCGGCGATCGGCGGGCCTACCAGCAGGACCCGGCCAACGGCCGGGAGGCGCTGCGCGAGGTCGCGCTGGACGTCGCCGAGGGCGCGGACATCGTCATGGTCAAACCCGCGATGGGATACCTGGACGTGCTGCACGCGGTGCGGGCCGCCGTCGACCTGCCGGTGGCCGCGTACCAGGTCTCGGGGGAGTACGCGATGATCACCGCCGCGGCCGCGGCCGGCGTGCTCGACCGCGACCGGGCCATCGAGGAGTCATTGCTGTCCATCCGTCGCGCGGGCGCGGACATCGTGCTCACCTATTGGGCGACGGAATGGGCGCAGCGGCTGCACTGAAACCATCCTGACGGTCCGTCAGCGACTGTGGGTGGTTCTGGTGGTGCGGCGCGTCGCTGAGGCACAGCGAGCCCAGCGCAATCAGCGCCAACCCGGCGCCGGCCAGCAGCAGGTCGCGCTGAAACGTGTGCTGCGCCGGGTCGCCGAGCGCGGCCGCATCCCCGCCGCCGGACAACGTCACCTCGCCGCCGAGCGTCGGGGTGCCGTCCGGCGCGCTGCCCACCTCGCCGGCCGCCAGCAGGTCCTCCCCGCCGGCCAGGGAGAACTCGAGGACCTGCACCGAGCCGACCGTGGTGGGCGCCTCGTCGAACCACGGGTGCGGCGCGTCCGCCTCCATCCGATAGGACGGCGCAATCTGTTCCAGGGCCGGGCACACCGGTCCCACCAGCACACGGCGGCCGGCCGCGTCCTGCAACGCGAACGGTGCCGGAGAGTAACGATCGACCGTGGACCGTTCGCCGTCGGCGACCGCGCTCTGGCTGGCCAGGTACCAGACGCACGCCGTGCCGGACAGCGGCGCGCGCAGCACGCCGCCCGGCCCGGCGACGACGGTGCCGCGGACCACCACCCGGCTGCCCGGCTTGGCCTCGGCCGGGGCGACGGAGTCCATGTCGACCGGCTTGCGGCCGGGCAGCAGGCGCATCTGCAGCCCAGCGCCGACCGCACCGAGCATTCCGATGATCGCCAGGAATGACCCGGTGAGCACGCAGACCAGACCGGCGAGCACGAGCACGGCGCAACGGTAGCCATCGCCGCGACAGCCCGTTGCGCCGGACGGGTGAGGGCATCCCGGACAAACCCGGACGAGCCGGGACATGTCGCGCCGTGCCGTGCAACCAGCCCGGTGCCGCCAACGTCGAACGGACACGGGGGAAGCCGGTTACAGGAGGTGAGCGTGGTGCGGGGCACCATCCACAATCGATTCACGACGATCGCGCTGGGCATCGGGACGGCGGTGGCCTCGCTGGCCTGCGTCCTGGCGGGCCCGGCGACCGCGCAGGCCGACAATGCACCCACCGCCGCGGCGGGCGGCCCATTGTTCGTCTCCACCGACGCGCTGCCGCAGGGCGCGCGGTTCGGCTCCTGGCACGGCGGCGCGGCGATCACCGGCGTGCCCGGCCGGGCCCCGTTCTGCCTGGGCGGGAAGTTCGATCCCGGTCACACCAAGTACCGGACCTACTCCGCGTCGCCCAAGGTGAACGCGCAGGAGTACATCAGCGTGATGCCGAGCGAGGCCGCGGCGAGTGCCCTGATCAGCAAGCTGGGTGCGCAACTGCAGGATTGCTACCGCAACTGGCTCGCCATGGACATCAAGGCGTACCACGACCACAAGCGCAGTGCGAGCTGGGAGAAGTACGCCTCGGACACCCCGGGCGGGATGACCGTCTACGGCGTGTTCACGGTGCCGCCGAAGGGCTATGACCCGGCCACCCACATGTACGCGGTGGGCCGAGAGGGCAGCACCGTGCTGCTGATGCACATGTCGATCGTCGGCGGCCGGGACAGCGCACCGGTGACTTCGTTCACCAAGGCCGCGGACACCGCGCTGCAGGTTATGTACCCCTGACGGGACCGGTCAGAGCATCCCGCGCGGTTTGAGACCATGGAGGGGTGAATCCCTCCGTTCCGGCACGTTCCGCGGCCCTGTTCGACCGGGCCCGGGCGGTCACGCCCGGCGGGGTGAACTCTCCGGTGCGCGCGTTCGGTGCGGTGGGCGGCACCCCGCGGTTCATGGCGTCCGGACGCGGTGCGTACCTGACCGACGTGGACGGCCGGTCCTACGTCGACTTGGTCTGCTCCTGGGGTCCGCTGATCCTGGGCCACGCCCACCCCGCGGTGGTCGCCGCGGCTACCGCCGCGGCCGCGGCCGGATCATCCTTCGGTGCGCCCACGGTCGGTGAGGTCGAACTCGCCGAGGAGATCGTGGCGCGGGTGCCGATCGTCGAGCAGGTGCGCCTGGTGTCCTCCGGCACCGAGGCCACCATGTCCGCGCTGCGGCTGGCCCGCGGCGTCACCGGCCGAGCGGCAGTGATCAAGTTCGCCGGCTGCTATCACGGTCACGTCGATGCGTTGCTGGCCGCGGCCGGTTCCGGGGTGGCGACCTTTGCCCTGCCGGACACCGGCGGCGTCACCGGTGCCGCGGTCGCGGACACCATCGTGCTGCCCTACAACGACCTGGACGCGGTCGCCGCGGCCTTCGCGGCCAACCCCGAGGGCATCGCCGCGCTGATCACCGAGGCGGCGCCGGGCAACATGGGGGTGGTCCCGCCCCGGCCCGGCTTCACCGCGGGGCTGGCGCGGCTGTGCCGGCAGTACGGGGCGCTGTTGATCTCCGATGAGGTGATGACCGGGTTCCGGGCCGGCCCGCAGGGCTGGTTCGGGGTCGAGGGCATCGCCCCGGACCTGATCACGTTCGGCAAGGTGATGGGCGGCGGCTACCCGGCCGCGGCGTTCGGCGGTCGGGCCGAGCTGATGTCCGCGCTGGCCCCGACCGGCCCGGTCTACCAGGCGGGCACGCTGTCCGGGAACCCGGTTGCAGTGGCCGCGGGCCTGGCTACGTTGCGTGGCTGCACCCCGGACGTGTACGACCACCTGGCCAAGGCGGGCGAGGTGATCGCGGGAGCCGCCGCCGAGGCGTTGACGGCGGCCGGTGTCGAGCATCGGGTGCAGTTCGCCGGAACCATGTTCTCCGTGTTCTTCACCGACGCCCCGGTGCGCGACTACGCGGCGGCCCGCACGCAACGGCTGGACCGCTACGCCGCGTTCTTCCACGCCATGCTCGATCACGGCGTGTACCTGCCGCCCTCGGC
It encodes:
- the hemL gene encoding glutamate-1-semialdehyde 2,1-aminomutase, whose protein sequence is MNPSVPARSAALFDRARAVTPGGVNSPVRAFGAVGGTPRFMASGRGAYLTDVDGRSYVDLVCSWGPLILGHAHPAVVAAATAAAAAGSSFGAPTVGEVELAEEIVARVPIVEQVRLVSSGTEATMSALRLARGVTGRAAVIKFAGCYHGHVDALLAAAGSGVATFALPDTGGVTGAAVADTIVLPYNDLDAVAAAFAANPEGIAALITEAAPGNMGVVPPRPGFTAGLARLCRQYGALLISDEVMTGFRAGPQGWFGVEGIAPDLITFGKVMGGGYPAAAFGGRAELMSALAPTGPVYQAGTLSGNPVAVAAGLATLRGCTPDVYDHLAKAGEVIAGAAAEALTAAGVEHRVQFAGTMFSVFFTDAPVRDYAAARTQRLDRYAAFFHAMLDHGVYLPPSAFEAWFLSAAHDAEAVGRVLDALPHAARAAAEVGA
- the hemB gene encoding porphobilinogen synthase, with amino-acid sequence MTGQFPAVRPRRLRRSAALRRLTAETTLAPRQLVLPMFLREGASEPIPIASMPGVVQHSADSLRKAAVEAVEAGVGGLMLFGIPNAKDARGSGADDPNGVLNRAVADLVCEVGDATVLMTDLCLDEFTDHGHCGVLAADGSVDNDATLVRYAEMALAQAAAGAHVLGPSGMMDGQIGYVRTALDAAGYADVVLLAYAAKYASAFYGPFRDAVESSLLGDRRAYQQDPANGREALREVALDVAEGADIVMVKPAMGYLDVLHAVRAAVDLPVAAYQVSGEYAMITAAAAAGVLDRDRAIEESLLSIRRAGADIVLTYWATEWAQRLH